The following are encoded together in the Rhizobium brockwellii genome:
- a CDS encoding response regulator transcription factor — MRVDQPLLRRSAPLSLQCSYDEGQPLVIIVDDDASVREALSELILSAGFQSTSFASTRELLDADILDSPGCLILDVRMPGASGLHLQSHLAENGISKPIIFLTGHGDIPMTVQAMKAGAVDFLTKPVRDQTLLDAVTAGIAMDAERRAEAAIAERNIKRLETLTQREREVLHEVARGRLNKQIAFDLGISEVTVKLHRSNVMHKMEAASIGELIRAWETLPPQMRQVGPR; from the coding sequence ATGAGAGTTGACCAGCCGTTGCTGCGGAGATCGGCGCCGTTATCATTGCAGTGCAGTTATGATGAGGGCCAGCCGCTTGTCATTATCGTCGATGACGACGCATCGGTTCGCGAGGCACTGTCGGAGCTGATCCTGTCGGCGGGTTTCCAGTCGACCAGTTTTGCTTCGACCCGTGAATTGCTTGATGCCGATATCTTGGATAGCCCCGGCTGCCTGATCCTCGATGTGCGCATGCCGGGCGCAAGCGGCCTCCATCTGCAGAGCCATCTGGCCGAAAACGGCATTTCCAAGCCGATCATCTTCCTGACCGGACATGGCGATATCCCGATGACCGTCCAGGCGATGAAGGCCGGCGCCGTGGATTTTCTCACCAAGCCGGTGCGGGACCAGACGCTGCTCGACGCGGTGACTGCAGGCATTGCGATGGATGCCGAACGACGGGCGGAAGCCGCGATCGCCGAGCGCAACATCAAGCGCCTGGAGACGCTGACGCAGCGCGAGCGCGAAGTTTTGCATGAGGTGGCGCGCGGCCGCCTCAACAAGCAGATCGCCTTTGATCTCGGCATCAGTGAAGTGACGGTGAAACTGCATCGCAGCAATGTCATGCACAAGATGGAGGCCGCGTCCATCGGCGAACTGATCCGGGCCTGGGAAACACTGCCCCCACAAATGCGCCAGGTCGGCCCGCGCTAG
- a CDS encoding response regulator produces the protein MNKTRHVVAIVDDDPRLLESMGDLLESAGYVARSFSSAGSLLVNGLSDLDLLITDIGMPGIDGFELRDLVRKSRPELPVFMITGRHEIADQGRAQGASGFFRKPFDAQALLAAIANALHKSTDGG, from the coding sequence ATGAACAAGACAAGACACGTCGTGGCAATTGTCGATGACGATCCAAGGCTGCTTGAATCGATGGGCGACCTTCTTGAATCCGCAGGTTATGTGGCCCGCAGCTTCTCGTCGGCGGGCTCACTGCTCGTCAACGGGCTGTCGGACCTCGACCTGCTCATCACCGATATCGGAATGCCTGGCATCGACGGCTTCGAACTTCGTGACCTCGTGAGGAAGTCACGTCCGGAGCTGCCGGTATTCATGATCACGGGCCGCCACGAGATAGCGGATCAGGGACGCGCCCAAGGCGCGAGTGGATTTTTCCGCAAGCCCTTCGATGCCCAGGCCCTGCTGGCGGCCATTGCCAACGCTTTGCATAAATCGACAGATGGAGGGTGA